One window of Flavobacteriales bacterium genomic DNA carries:
- a CDS encoding type IX secretion system membrane protein PorP/SprF, protein MRIWTGRSVALGLALSLFGALAALAQDPQFTQFYANPLYLNPAFAGTARCPRVVLNYRNQWPALSGTFVTTSASYDQDVRGIMGGLGLLVTSDQAGKGTLNTTTVSGIYSYTQAVSRKFSIKAGFQATYFQKSLDWNKLTFGDMIDPHRGFVYATNDVPRGGSVGNADFSAGFLGYTDVFFVGIAAHHLTEPNESLIVGTSKMPMKITAHAGAAIPLGVRGKYGAPKTKLSPSILYQQQAAFRQLNLGLYVDHGPIMAGVWYRSRDAFIALIGFHTDHLKFGYSYDVTTSKLTTATAGSHEVSLTLQFDCKKKRRRVRTVPCPTF, encoded by the coding sequence ATGAGAATATGGACCGGCAGAAGTGTCGCCCTCGGGCTTGCACTGAGTCTCTTTGGGGCATTGGCCGCGCTTGCGCAGGACCCCCAGTTCACTCAGTTCTATGCGAATCCCCTGTACCTGAACCCGGCGTTCGCAGGCACGGCCCGTTGTCCACGCGTGGTGTTGAACTACAGGAACCAATGGCCGGCGCTCAGTGGCACCTTCGTCACCACCAGCGCTAGTTATGACCAGGACGTGCGTGGCATCATGGGCGGTCTGGGCCTCTTGGTGACCAGCGACCAAGCGGGCAAGGGCACCCTGAACACCACAACGGTCAGCGGCATTTATTCCTACACACAGGCCGTCAGCCGCAAATTTTCCATCAAGGCTGGATTCCAAGCGACCTACTTCCAGAAGTCGCTGGACTGGAACAAGCTCACTTTCGGGGATATGATCGACCCGCACCGCGGCTTCGTCTACGCCACCAACGACGTGCCCCGGGGCGGTAGCGTCGGCAATGCCGATTTCTCCGCCGGGTTCTTGGGCTACACCGATGTCTTCTTCGTGGGGATCGCGGCCCATCACCTTACCGAACCGAACGAGTCGCTGATCGTTGGAACGAGCAAGATGCCCATGAAGATCACGGCCCATGCCGGCGCTGCCATCCCCTTGGGGGTGCGGGGCAAGTACGGCGCGCCCAAGACCAAGCTTTCGCCGAGCATACTATACCAGCAACAAGCCGCGTTCCGTCAATTGAACTTGGGCCTCTACGTGGACCACGGCCCGATCATGGCCGGTGTTTGGTACCGCTCCCGCGACGCCTTCATCGCCCTCATCGGCTTCCACACCGACCACCTCAAGTTCGGCTACAGCTACGATGTCACCACAAGCAAGCTCACCACCGCCACCGCGGGTTCGCACGAGGTCAGCTTGACCCTGCAATTCGACTGCAAGAAGAAACGTCGCCGGGTACGCACAGTGCCCTGCCCCACGTTCTAA
- the murF gene encoding UDP-N-acetylmuramoyl-tripeptide--D-alanyl-D-alanine ligase, which yields MSSLHTLFLASTGVCTDTRKLLSGSIFFALSGPNFNANAFASKALEGGCSHAVVDDPAVAVDARYVLVPDVLKALQDLALEHRRALDIPVIAITGTNGKTTTKELLHAVLDPDRSTLATEGNLNNHIGVPLTLLKLKPEHRIAIIEMGASKRGDIAELCTIAEPTHGLITNIGKAHLEGFGSLEGVVRTKTELYNWLRTHGGIAFVNGDDPLLMAESEGLDRVTYGVGPHCDVRGAAEEGENHYLHFMFEDAQRDGRWHGETQLVGNYNLHNALAAVCIGRHFDVLDDLIINAIDEYVPANSRSQLKDTGRNELVLDAYNANPTSMAAALENFKGLRSDRKKLVILGDMRELGETSLTEHEAIVNLVKTLGLDAILVGEEFMKAAPEVPVRRFANAAAAVEALKAAHPKDLLILVKGSRGVKLEEVVGVL from the coding sequence ATGTCCTCACTCCACACCCTCTTCCTCGCCTCCACCGGGGTCTGCACGGATACCCGCAAGCTCCTTTCCGGCAGCATCTTCTTTGCCCTGAGCGGACCGAACTTCAACGCCAATGCCTTTGCCTCAAAAGCTCTGGAAGGCGGCTGCTCCCATGCCGTGGTGGACGACCCCGCCGTGGCCGTGGACGCGCGCTACGTCCTGGTGCCTGACGTGCTGAAGGCCCTGCAGGATCTCGCCCTGGAGCACCGCCGCGCGCTGGACATCCCCGTGATCGCCATCACCGGAACCAACGGCAAGACCACCACCAAGGAATTGCTGCATGCTGTGCTGGATCCGGACCGTTCAACCTTGGCCACCGAGGGCAACCTCAACAACCACATCGGGGTGCCGCTCACCCTGCTGAAATTGAAGCCGGAGCACCGGATCGCCATAATCGAGATGGGCGCCAGCAAGCGCGGCGACATCGCTGAGCTCTGCACCATTGCCGAGCCCACGCACGGCCTCATCACCAACATCGGCAAAGCCCATCTGGAAGGTTTCGGCAGCCTTGAAGGCGTGGTGCGCACCAAGACCGAGCTCTACAACTGGCTCCGCACCCACGGCGGCATCGCCTTCGTGAACGGCGACGACCCGCTGCTGATGGCCGAAAGCGAAGGACTGGACCGCGTGACATACGGCGTAGGGCCACATTGTGACGTGCGCGGAGCTGCGGAAGAGGGCGAAAACCACTACCTGCATTTCATGTTCGAGGATGCCCAACGCGACGGCCGTTGGCACGGCGAAACACAGCTCGTGGGGAACTACAACCTCCACAATGCGCTCGCTGCCGTCTGCATCGGTCGCCATTTCGATGTGCTCGATGACCTGATCATCAACGCCATTGACGAATACGTGCCCGCCAACAGCCGCTCCCAACTGAAAGACACCGGCCGCAATGAACTGGTGCTGGATGCCTATAACGCCAACCCCACCAGCATGGCCGCGGCCTTGGAGAATTTTAAGGGCCTGCGCAGCGACCGCAAAAAGCTCGTCATCCTCGGGGACATGCGGGAGCTCGGCGAGACAAGCCTAACAGAGCACGAGGCCATCGTCAACCTCGTAAAAACGCTCGGACTGGACGCCATCCTCGTTGGCGAAGAATTCATGAAGGCCGCACCGGAAGTGCCCGTGCGCCGCTTTGCGAATGCCGCCGCCGCCGTGGAGGCTTTGAAAGCCGCCCACCCCAAAGACCTGTTGATCTTGGTGAAAGGATCAAGAGGCGTGAAACTGGAAGAAGTGGTCGGGGTGTTGTGA
- a CDS encoding DUF2191 domain-containing protein: MKTTIELPEALFDRAKRYARAHKTTLKALIEQGLRLKLAEKKDTATFKLRDASVAGKGLSPEYRDASWEQLRDALYNGRGA; this comes from the coding sequence ATGAAAACGACCATTGAACTTCCGGAAGCCCTTTTCGACAGGGCAAAGCGATATGCACGTGCCCACAAGACCACATTGAAGGCGTTGATCGAACAGGGCTTACGGCTTAAGCTCGCGGAAAAAAAGGATACGGCCACATTCAAACTGCGCGATGCCAGTGTGGCGGGTAAAGGACTATCTCCCGAATACAGGGATGCATCCTGGGAGCAGCTTCGCGATGCACTTTACAACGGCCGGGGTGCATGA
- a CDS encoding PIN domain-containing protein, with amino-acid sequence MIAVDTNLLVYAHRRDSPFHKIAFRVLIGLAEGRSPWAIPWPCLHEFHGIVTHPRIYTPPTDLDRSVAQLDAWTASPTLQLIGENDLYWPTLRDLLTKARIVGPMVHDARIAALCICHGVQELWSADRDFGRFPQLQVRNPLISDT; translated from the coding sequence ATGATCGCGGTCGATACCAACCTGCTCGTTTACGCACATCGCAGGGATTCCCCATTCCACAAAATTGCTTTCCGTGTGTTGATCGGGCTAGCTGAAGGCCGCTCACCTTGGGCTATTCCGTGGCCCTGTTTGCACGAATTCCATGGCATAGTCACCCATCCTCGCATCTATACGCCACCAACGGACCTTGACCGTTCCGTAGCCCAGTTGGATGCTTGGACGGCTTCGCCAACACTCCAATTGATCGGGGAAAACGATCTGTACTGGCCAACTCTACGCGACCTGCTTACCAAGGCGCGCATTGTAGGCCCCATGGTGCATGACGCGCGGATAGCCGCCTTGTGTATTTGCCACGGGGTTCAAGAACTCTGGTCGGCAGATCGCGATTTTGGCCGTTTTCCTCAACTTCAGGTCCGTAACCCCTTGATAAGTGACACATAG
- a CDS encoding tyrosine-type recombinase/integrase, translated as MPDEKVVERKTVTLEALDHNGQRRIALRFPYDLELIAIAKTIGGQWSQNQKCWHVENGSTSMKAIFAAYKGSAWVNADALFTKKESTHRTSGKQIAGAPASKVPRTPEVPLKATQTEALQRMQQKLEIARYSPQTIKTYLSATKNLFVHFSDKHPNDIRTVDIERYQYYMASERKVSNSTLNQVVNAVRYYYKDVLGDAQRVKFIERPRRERKLPSVLSEEEVAALLKAVDNLKHRCILMLIYSAGLRLGELLALERTDIIPERKQVLIRGGKGGKDRVSLLSDRILTQLTQYLEAYTPSTFLFESPDGGMYSATSVQMVFRRALKKAGITAPATVHTLRHSFATHLLENGTDLRYIQTLLGHSSSKTTEIYTHVSTKAIGKIRSPLDNLDL; from the coding sequence ATGCCTGACGAAAAGGTCGTCGAACGGAAGACCGTGACCCTGGAAGCGCTGGACCACAACGGTCAGCGCCGGATCGCCTTACGTTTTCCATATGATCTCGAGTTGATCGCCATCGCCAAGACGATCGGTGGCCAATGGAGCCAGAACCAGAAGTGCTGGCATGTAGAAAATGGCAGCACGAGCATGAAGGCCATTTTCGCAGCGTACAAAGGATCGGCATGGGTCAATGCGGATGCGCTGTTCACGAAGAAGGAAAGCACGCATCGAACTTCAGGAAAACAGATCGCTGGCGCTCCGGCCAGCAAAGTGCCACGAACACCTGAGGTGCCGTTGAAGGCCACCCAAACGGAAGCGCTGCAACGCATGCAGCAAAAATTGGAGATCGCCCGGTACAGCCCCCAAACCATCAAGACCTACCTGAGCGCGACCAAGAACCTCTTCGTGCATTTTTCGGACAAGCATCCCAACGACATCCGTACCGTGGACATCGAGCGCTACCAGTATTACATGGCCTCTGAACGCAAGGTGAGCAACAGCACTTTGAACCAGGTGGTGAACGCCGTGCGGTATTACTATAAGGATGTGCTCGGCGATGCGCAACGCGTGAAGTTCATTGAGCGTCCACGTCGCGAACGCAAATTGCCCAGCGTGCTGAGCGAAGAAGAGGTGGCCGCACTGCTGAAGGCTGTGGACAACCTCAAGCACCGCTGCATCCTGATGTTGATCTACTCGGCCGGTCTCCGGCTGGGTGAGTTGCTGGCTTTGGAGCGGACGGACATCATCCCCGAACGCAAGCAAGTGCTTATCCGCGGAGGTAAAGGCGGCAAGGACCGTGTATCACTGCTGAGCGACAGGATACTTACCCAACTGACCCAATATCTCGAAGCCTACACACCAAGCACCTTCCTGTTCGAAAGTCCGGATGGCGGCATGTATTCGGCCACGAGCGTGCAAATGGTCTTCAGGCGGGCGTTGAAGAAGGCAGGCATCACCGCTCCGGCCACGGTCCACACCCTCCGCCACTCCTTTGCGACACACCTTTTGGAGAATGGAACGGACCTACGCTATATTCAAACGCTCTTAGGGCACAGTTCAAGTAAAACCACCGAGATCTACACGCATGTTAGCACCAAGGCCATTGGCAAGATCCGAAGCCCTTTGGACAACTTGGACCTGTGA
- a CDS encoding DUF998 domain-containing protein → MDILKSNYNIISTLLFVVFILVAHVFSTDNYDWTKNTISDLGAQGYEKKLIMQIGFLAFGLTLSIGLFLNGLTWRTTPILIYGLCVALTGIFCTKPFVDLDTYSTTQSTLHSTFAQIAGVTFSVGILTQIFFTTDNNLKYIHISFFILVIGLSATFGLLKNYQGIAQRLLYLTSFIWLVKYYKP, encoded by the coding sequence GTGGACATTTTAAAATCAAACTATAACATTATTTCGACATTACTTTTTGTAGTGTTCATTTTAGTGGCTCACGTTTTTTCGACAGACAATTACGACTGGACAAAAAACACAATTAGCGACCTTGGGGCTCAGGGTTATGAAAAGAAACTAATTATGCAAATTGGTTTTTTAGCGTTCGGACTGACCTTATCTATTGGACTTTTTCTTAATGGTCTTACTTGGCGGACAACACCAATATTAATTTACGGACTTTGTGTAGCATTGACAGGTATTTTCTGCACAAAACCATTCGTTGACCTCGACACATACTCGACAACACAATCGACACTTCACTCGACCTTCGCTCAAATAGCTGGTGTGACATTTAGTGTTGGTATTTTGACACAAATATTTTTCACGACAGATAACAACTTAAAATATATTCATATTTCATTTTTCATTCTTGTAATTGGACTTTCAGCGACTTTTGGACTATTGAAAAATTACCAAGGCATTGCACAACGACTTTTATATTTGACAAGTTTTATATGGCTAGTAAAATATTACAAACCTTGA
- a CDS encoding acyl-CoA dehydrogenase, translated as MQTTTTSGFDFELNEEQKAVRDAARDFAQNVLKPGVIDRDREQRFPKEEIKQLGELGFLGMMVDPKYGGGGMDAISYVLAMEEISKVDASCSVVMSVNNSLVCWGLEEFANEEQKQKYLVPLAKGEVIGAFCLSEPEAGSDATSQRTTAIDKGDHYLLNGTKNWITNGGTASTYLVMAQTDVAKGHKGINCLIVEKGMPGFVVGAKEDKLGIRGSDTHTLMFQDVKVPKANRIGEDGFGFKFAMRTLAGGRIGIASQALGIASGAYELALAYSKERKAFGKPISEHQAIAFKLADMATEIEAARLLCLKAAWLKDQHLDYDRASSMAKLFASEVAMKTTVEAVQVHGGYGYVKEYHVERLMRDAKITQIYEGTSEVQRIVIGRSVLKEG; from the coding sequence ATGCAAACCACGACCACTTCCGGCTTCGATTTCGAACTCAACGAGGAACAGAAAGCCGTGCGCGATGCCGCCCGTGACTTCGCCCAGAACGTCCTGAAGCCCGGCGTGATCGACCGCGACCGTGAGCAACGCTTCCCCAAGGAAGAGATCAAGCAGCTCGGCGAGCTCGGCTTCTTAGGCATGATGGTGGACCCCAAGTACGGCGGCGGCGGCATGGACGCCATCAGCTACGTGCTGGCTATGGAGGAGATCAGCAAGGTGGACGCCAGCTGTTCCGTGGTGATGAGCGTGAACAACAGCCTCGTATGCTGGGGCCTGGAGGAATTCGCCAATGAGGAGCAAAAGCAGAAGTACCTCGTGCCCTTGGCGAAAGGAGAGGTGATCGGTGCGTTCTGCCTCAGCGAGCCCGAGGCCGGCAGCGATGCCACCAGCCAGCGCACCACCGCCATCGACAAAGGCGACCACTACCTGCTGAACGGCACCAAGAATTGGATCACCAACGGCGGCACCGCCAGCACTTACTTGGTGATGGCACAGACCGATGTCGCCAAAGGCCACAAAGGGATCAACTGCCTCATCGTGGAGAAGGGCATGCCCGGCTTCGTCGTCGGCGCGAAGGAGGACAAGCTCGGCATCCGCGGCAGCGACACCCACACCTTGATGTTCCAGGACGTGAAGGTGCCCAAGGCCAACCGCATCGGTGAGGACGGCTTCGGCTTCAAGTTCGCCATGCGGACCTTGGCCGGTGGCCGCATCGGTATCGCCTCACAGGCCCTTGGCATCGCCAGCGGCGCCTACGAACTGGCCTTGGCCTACAGCAAGGAGCGCAAGGCATTCGGAAAGCCCATCAGCGAGCATCAGGCCATCGCCTTCAAACTGGCCGACATGGCCACGGAGATCGAGGCCGCCCGCCTGCTCTGCCTGAAAGCCGCTTGGCTAAAGGACCAGCACCTGGACTATGACCGCGCCAGCAGCATGGCCAAGCTCTTCGCCAGCGAAGTGGCCATGAAGACCACCGTGGAAGCCGTGCAGGTGCATGGCGGCTATGGCTACGTGAAGGAATACCACGTGGAACGCCTGATGCGCGACGCCAAGATCACCCAGATCTACGAGGGCACCAGCGAGGTGCAGCGGATCGTGATCGGAAGGAGCGTGCTGAAGGAAGGGTAG
- a CDS encoding anhydro-N-acetylmuramic acid kinase, which translates to MKEDVNSARVIGVMSGSSLDGIDLALCHFAKDGKQWSFTIEKAVTVPYDGAMHERLLHATGTSGLELARLHRDIGIAIGNACHDLLPGTTADLIASHGHTIFHQPGEGLTVQVGDGARIAALAGLPTVCDFRSMDVALGGQGAPLVPFGERMLFPDHKAFVNLGGIANIAIHHGKQTTGYDVCPCNQALDLLAGEAGMAYDANGALARTGEVNMELLGKLNALDFYKQEPPRSLGREWFDEQLKPLIVSDLPLKNRLRTVIEHIALLIAQELDKAKVESALFTGGGAHNRFLIERIAALGKARPELPSAELIDYKEAVIFAFLGLMRIRGEVNTLASVTGASRDNIGGAVHLPN; encoded by the coding sequence ATGAAGGAAGACGTGAACAGCGCACGCGTGATCGGCGTGATGAGCGGCAGCTCGTTGGACGGGATCGATCTGGCGTTGTGCCATTTTGCCAAGGATGGAAAGCAGTGGTCATTCACCATTGAAAAGGCCGTGACCGTTCCTTACGATGGGGCCATGCACGAACGGCTTCTGCACGCCACGGGGACGAGCGGTTTGGAATTGGCCCGTTTGCACCGGGACATCGGCATTGCTATCGGGAATGCTTGTCACGATCTGCTGCCGGGCACCACCGCCGACCTCATCGCATCGCACGGCCACACGATCTTTCACCAGCCGGGCGAAGGCCTCACGGTACAGGTGGGAGACGGCGCGCGCATTGCGGCGCTTGCCGGTCTTCCCACCGTCTGCGACTTCCGCAGCATGGACGTGGCCTTGGGCGGGCAAGGTGCTCCGCTGGTGCCCTTCGGTGAGCGCATGCTCTTCCCGGACCACAAGGCTTTTGTGAATTTGGGCGGTATCGCAAACATCGCCATTCACCACGGAAAGCAGACCACTGGCTATGACGTCTGCCCCTGCAACCAAGCCTTGGACCTGCTGGCGGGCGAGGCCGGCATGGCTTATGACGCGAATGGTGCCTTGGCCCGCACGGGAGAGGTGAACATGGAGCTGCTCGGAAAGCTGAACGCCTTGGATTTCTACAAGCAGGAACCGCCGCGTTCCTTGGGCCGGGAGTGGTTCGATGAACAACTGAAGCCATTGATCGTCTCGGACCTTCCGCTGAAGAACCGGCTGCGCACGGTGATCGAGCACATCGCCCTGCTGATCGCCCAGGAACTGGACAAGGCCAAGGTGGAAAGCGCACTTTTCACCGGCGGCGGGGCACACAACAGGTTTCTGATCGAGCGGATCGCCGCACTGGGCAAGGCCAGGCCGGAGCTGCCTTCCGCTGAGCTGATCGACTACAAGGAAGCGGTGATCTTCGCCTTTCTCGGCCTGATGCGCATCCGGGGTGAGGTGAACACCCTGGCGAGCGTTACCGGCGCTTCCCGGGACAACATCGGGGGAGCGGTCCACCTTCCCAATTAA
- a CDS encoding amino acid dehydrogenase, whose amino-acid sequence MREALKKFEEHEPEVVFEWHDGPTDAKGWVVINSLRGGAAGGGTRMRKGLDKREVMSLAKTMEVKFTVSGPAIGGAKSGINFDPMDPRKGEVLDRWFKAVIPLLKAYYGTGGDMNVDELHEVIPITERHGLWHPQEGVVNGHATTDQGAKVRILGQLRTGVSKRVENPEFTPVPGKFAVADLITGWGVAQSVIHHYRIHGGGVKGKRVAVQGWGNVAAAAGYYLSREGALIVGIIDRHGGTVAPEGLSTQTVETLFLEKDGNALRMQDILPFDTVNEKIWDCGAEVFLPCAASRLVTRVQVDCLCAAGLEVIASGANVPFADLEIFYGPIAEHADQKVSVIPDFIANCGMARVFAYCTQDGAELTDKAIFEDVSQVIGKALEKVHAKHSGKNLVTSTAFEIALAQLT is encoded by the coding sequence ATGAGGGAAGCATTGAAGAAGTTCGAGGAGCATGAGCCCGAAGTAGTGTTCGAATGGCATGATGGTCCCACCGATGCGAAGGGCTGGGTGGTGATCAACAGCCTGCGCGGCGGGGCCGCCGGTGGTGGCACGCGCATGCGCAAGGGCTTGGACAAGCGCGAGGTGATGAGCCTGGCGAAGACCATGGAGGTGAAGTTCACCGTGAGCGGACCGGCGATCGGCGGGGCCAAGAGCGGTATCAACTTCGACCCGATGGACCCGCGCAAGGGCGAGGTGTTGGACCGCTGGTTCAAGGCCGTGATCCCCCTGCTGAAAGCCTACTACGGCACCGGCGGCGACATGAACGTGGACGAGCTTCACGAAGTGATCCCGATCACCGAGCGCCACGGTCTGTGGCACCCACAGGAGGGCGTGGTCAATGGACATGCCACAACGGACCAAGGCGCCAAAGTGCGCATCCTCGGGCAGCTGCGCACGGGTGTGAGCAAACGGGTGGAAAACCCCGAATTCACCCCCGTTCCGGGGAAATTCGCCGTGGCGGACCTGATCACAGGCTGGGGCGTGGCCCAAAGCGTGATCCACCACTACCGCATCCACGGGGGCGGAGTGAAAGGCAAACGCGTAGCCGTGCAGGGCTGGGGGAACGTGGCGGCCGCAGCGGGCTACTACCTGAGCCGTGAAGGCGCGCTCATCGTCGGTATCATAGACCGGCACGGCGGTACCGTGGCCCCCGAAGGCCTAAGCACTCAGACGGTGGAAACACTCTTTTTGGAAAAGGACGGCAACGCATTGCGTATGCAGGACATCCTGCCGTTCGACACCGTGAACGAGAAGATCTGGGATTGCGGTGCGGAAGTTTTCCTCCCTTGCGCCGCCTCGCGCTTGGTGACCCGCGTGCAGGTGGACTGCCTGTGCGCCGCCGGGCTGGAGGTGATCGCCAGCGGCGCCAACGTGCCCTTCGCCGACCTGGAGATCTTTTACGGCCCCATCGCCGAACATGCCGATCAGAAGGTCAGTGTGATCCCGGACTTCATCGCCAACTGCGGCATGGCGCGCGTCTTCGCCTATTGCACGCAGGACGGTGCGGAACTCACCGACAAAGCCATCTTCGAGGATGTGAGCCAAGTGATCGGAAAGGCGTTGGAGAAAGTCCATGCCAAGCACAGTGGCAAGAACCTTGTCACCAGCACCGCCTTCGAGATCGCACTGGCCCAGCTTACCTGA